Below is a genomic region from Desulfonauticus submarinus.
TAAGCATGGGCACATGCACCATTTAAAGTCATACTTGTACCTATTCCAATACCTGCCACCATATAGCCTACCTGCGATACAATATGATAGGCTAGTATTCTTCTGGCATTATTCTCAATGGTAGCATAAAATACGCCATAGATAGCCATTATTGTCCCAGCAATTGCCAATATTTCAAACCCTGCAAAGCCTCTGGCAAGGACGTACACTGCAGTTTTAGTAGTAAAGGCACTCATAAACACTGCTCCTGTAATTGTTGCCTCTGGATATGCGTCTGGGAGCCAGGCATGTAAAGGCACAACAGCAGCGTTTACTGCAAAGCCAATTAATATAAGATAATCATATATAGTAGCGCTACTTGGGGAAATTGGAACAAAATCAAAATTACCCACAACTTTATAGCGTAAAAGCAATCCACCTAACAGAAAGAGTCCTCCCAGAGTATGAAATATAAAGTATCTAAAACCTGCGTTTGTCGCTTTAGGATTGTTTTGATTTAGCCATACCAAAAAAGTTGAGGCTACCGCCATAAGTTCCCAAAAGATAAAAAGTGTAAAATAATCCCCAGCAAAAGTAGAGCCAAAGGCGCCTGCTACATATAATGCTGCGGCTATATGTTGGGCCCTTTCTTTAACATGAAAAGCATAAATAAAGCCGATAATGGATTGGATGGCAAAGACGTGAGCAAAAACTATGCTTAAGGTATCTACTCGGCCAAGAGTTAGTTTGAAACCTAAATAGCTAATTTCATTATATATTCCAGGTTTCATTAAAAGTACGCAAAAAATAGCAATTATTCCTGGAAGAGGAAGAAGATATTTAAAACTCCTATGTTTCCAGATTGTTAAAATACCTGCAAAGATGATAAAAATAAAAGCTGGATGAATAAAATTAGTTGCGTTCATAAAAATCCTCGTCTTTTCCTAAAAAAGTATGTGCGCATCCTTTAGCTATTTTTACTAAGATTATAGTACAGCCAAATCCAAAAATAGCCCAGAACCCTGGTATTAATTCAGCTTTAAAGTGGGGATGGTGAGGTTTTAGAAAAATGTTTATTATCACTAAAATAGCTAGACAGGTAAAAAAGAACTTCTTCCACCACATTTTCTTTTGTTGTGCCTTGGTCAACCATTCTCTTAAAATGGCCATTTAACACCTCCAAGGGTTTTTATAAAAT
It encodes:
- a CDS encoding Na(+)/H(+) antiporter subunit D codes for the protein MNATNFIHPAFIFIIFAGILTIWKHRSFKYLLPLPGIIAIFCVLLMKPGIYNEISYLGFKLTLGRVDTLSIVFAHVFAIQSIIGFIYAFHVKERAQHIAAALYVAGAFGSTFAGDYFTLFIFWELMAVASTFLVWLNQNNPKATNAGFRYFIFHTLGGLFLLGGLLLRYKVVGNFDFVPISPSSATIYDYLILIGFAVNAAVVPLHAWLPDAYPEATITGAVFMSAFTTKTAVYVLARGFAGFEILAIAGTIMAIYGVFYATIENNARRILAYHIVSQVGYMVAGIGIGTSMTLNGACAHAYAHILYKGLLFMGAGSLLYATGTAKLSELGGLATKLPWVFVFYMVGAVSISGFPLFSGFVSKTMVISGAAEAHRTILALGLELAAVGTFLSVGIKLPYFAFYGEKKYSGSIKPLPKNMYVAMFIASFLCFFIGVYPNFLYHLLPFEVEYTPYTPWHLEQTLLLLSFTGLGFYVLRKKLTPEPKLNLDFDYFYRLIGRSFLKLCKNPIEKIDNWWSEIYKKIGLRGLMGLARGSALFDWEEIDRVIDGFAYNFIRCGNNISKIQKGDVRIYLGISVLIAFAIFSLIYLF